tatcagattttattttcaatcacCAAACTGGACAACCCAAGCAAATCAAGAGGCGACCTGATGAAAAGAGCAAGTGTGGGAGGCCAGGAGAGACTAAATGGATAAAAGATAAACAGTAAAACCAGCTTTAGGCTAGACATTGAAGTAAAGCAAAGAGTGAGTGGTACAGTAATTACTGAGGGTTATGTAGAGAGCAAGACCATGAAAGTTGTTGAGAtctattttattctattcttGTGCACATCATATGTACAGGTACAGATTGCAAATTTTAAGTATGTGCATtttacaaagtgaaaaaaaagcttACATCTTGATTGCTCATGTCCCAATACGGCCGCTCACCGTACGACATTACTTCCCACATGACAATGCCGTAGCTCCACACATCACTGGCCGAGGTGAACTTCCTGTAGGCAATAGCCTCAGGAGCTGTCCAGCGAATGGGGATTTTTCCTCCCTGTGGATATGCGAATGAGTATGTGAGCATGAAATACTGAAGGGATGGAGCACAGAGAcagatccacacacacacacacacaagagggGGAGAGAAagggtgagaaaaaaaacttaagggAAATGCTGATGCACAACACATGGGTGCATGCTGTAGAACCCAAACACTATGTACACACACAAGGTTAGTcaacatttagacaaaaatgaCACATGAAGCTTTAAGAAAATTCATTGTACTCCATACAGTAATTCGTATATCAACGTATTAGTATTATTTCAAAGTGCTTTCTGGTAACAAGAAGACAAAGTGAAATGTGACTAAGATGTTTGGTATCTCACAGCAGCAGTGTTTCTTTAGGTAATTAACACCATTGTTTCCTGTCACCAGTAGACTTGTCACGCCTTACTGTGCCGGATATTGCTCTaggtggttttttttctttctttctttctttctttctttctttctttctttctttctttctttctttctttttgttggctTATTTTGCTTTACTAAACAAGATGTTGACACGCTCTAAGTCTCGGCCTAAttatacagaaagaaaaaacatcttgttttatattttacatgaGTTGTAGGAGTTTGCCTTATCCTTATAATGAAGATTAAATTCACAAATGACATAAGATAGGCCAATGAAGCCTTCCTAAAAAATCATTTAtgtaataatatataatataggATAAAGGAATATAAATCAGAATTCACGTTCAACatgacaaatttcagtaaagtctTCTGgattttgtaaatatattaGATATTATCGATAAAAAACTATGagagccttaaaaaaaaaatttgccaAGAGCTATCACAGCACCTgcattgttttttgtctttttaaagtacTTCTTTGATCCTAACAAGAAAAGACACAACACTAAAGCCATGTGGGAGGGTTCTGTGGATTTCTCTGTGAAAGGGGCTGACATCAGTAGTGAGGTATTGATGTTAAAGGTTACACGtagcaactttaaaaacagattttaaacatatACAAAATGCAACACATGTACATGTATCCTCTGACTCACCAATGAGCTGGTGTACGTAGGATCTGTAGAGTCATCTTCAAGGAAACGAGAGAGCCCAAAATCAGACACCTTACACACCAGATTACTGTTAACCAAGATGTTACGGGCAGCCAGGTCTCTGTGCACATAGTTCATGTCTGACAGGTATTTCATGCCTGCTGCTATCCCACGTAACATGCCAACCAGCTGGATCACTGTGAATTGCCCATCGTTGagctggaaaaaagaagaaaaatgaagttAGATTGTAGATCAAAGTTTCATTTTCCAAAGAATACGTGGTGCATTTCTGTCTTATTTACCTTTTAATATTCCCACCTGTCTTCCTAttttcaggttgttgtttttttgtctttttgtaagtCTTAGCCTCGTCTTACATTTGTCATCTTATCATACTGctgtgtctttatttttgcCACATCCAAATGCTCCCTTCTCTATTACACCTCgtatgtttcctttttatttgtcatataaTGTGTGATGCTACTTTGAAGCAGAGACTCATTGAAAACAGTTCTTTGTACATGTCATTAAGTTTCTGAAACCCAGATTTGCCAGATAGGCACTGTGGAATTTGtggctaaatgtttttaaatagtcaaaaaataaaattatatatatagtACTAAGTAGTTCGGTTTACATATAAAAACCACATGTACAAAACCACAgatgttgtaaatattttacattagagACACACTTTTTATATGAggagaattttttatttttttattctttctttcttacccTTAGAAAAGAGTCCAGGGCACCGTTTTCCATGAATTCAGTCACAATCATCACAGGGCGACTCTTGGTAACCACACCTTCTAGACGAATGATATTGGGGTGGTCAAACTGGCCCATGATGGAAGCTTCAGACAGGAAGTCTCTCCTCTGCCGGTCAGTATAGCCCACCTTGAGAGTCTTGATGGCCACAATGATTTCTCTGCGCCCAGGCAGTTTCAGCCGACCCCGGCACACTTCGCCAAACTCTCCTGTGGGAGCCCAGGTGGGACAGCCAGAGAAACAGCAAAAGAGGAATAGGAGAGATGCAAGAGAGGGATGATGGAAGAGTGGAGgagagtgggggaaaaaaggggagAGGGGACAGTTAACTGGTTAGAACCAAGGAGCCAGGGAAGGGGAGCAGGAAGGTTGGGGCAGGGGCAACTGCAAGAGAAGCCAGGAGTCAAGGCCAGTCTTAAGGGATGGTGGCAAAACAGGGTGTGTACAATAACTTTGTATTGTTAGACTATacaatagaaaaataaaaaatcatggTGAGTAAAAAGCCTGGTGGTAACAATGAAAAAAGTGGTgtatgtgttgaaaataaattaaataaggGTGAAATAGGATAATTTGCCAAGTGAAGCTTAGGGATGATGGAAAGAAGGAGTCATGGATTCAGGAAGTGGTGTTAAGCTTCAGTGAGGCTGTAGAGGCGGGAACCGGATGAGGATATGGGAGGAGACAAAAGCTTGGGAGGTTTTGCGGTTGTGGACGCTTTGTGTTTAGATTCTACACCAAGCATGTGCGAGACAAATTAAGCAATGAGAGTGATATGTTTTAACATGGATACAAAAGTGACAAAGTGAGGAAAGTCAGAGGAGGGAGGGCAATGGCATGTATGGGCAGAGGGATGAATATGGAAGGAGTACAGGAGAGGAAGGGGACAGGGAAGACAGGTTTGAGGGTTTGTCACTTTAAAGGCGAATGCTGGGAAGCGACGGGTTTCAAGTAGTAGCCTCAGCAGTAGAAGAGCTGTCgtagtagtagcagtagtagtagtagtattggTAGTAGCAGAAGCAGTAGTAGGAGATTCCCATCTCTGCCATCACAACGTCCTCCATTTTTGCTTAgataaatatgttaaataaaagctcATTCTCACACGCCATAGTCCTGCAGCTATTAAgcagaaatattacttttaattatttcaagtacataaaatatttcactgaCTGCAACATCATATGTGAAGGATTTCTAAAATTAGGAAAGGAAACCACATGGTGAGGAGGTGGAAGTGTCATGGTCTAGGGTAAAATATAGTGATCCATCAGAAACCCCTCTTTTATGATGAAGAGGTTCTCAATAATACAAAGTGAGTAGGGTCAAAAACAATCCTGGACGCaagaaaatgtattattttaagCCCCAATCAAATTGATTCAGTATTAGgtattttttgaaagaaaacatgctTAGTTTAATTCAGCATATTTCCCAAAGTTTcacaaagaataataataaaatagtcATAAAGCATTTGTATGATCCCTTTGCTAATTAAGCTTTCAATACAAACTATGTGTATGAAAATATACATTCTTTCACCCTTCATTCTCAATTGAAAGTGACtgctaaaaccaaaaaacctGTAAAGAGGAAATTCTATATGTAAAGGCTCAAATTTGCATCTGAAAATCCAgtgtttaatctttaaaataagtttaaaaaaaagcatataagTTTTTAAGGGTGCACAAAAAGGTCAATGTTATCCTGTAATTTTCTCTGTAGAATATGAGTGAATACTCACACCTGTGAACAGACGAGACTAAAGTCATCTCTTGGGAAATAAATCTTGCCAGCAAGGGCTGTGGTTTCACATTGTCCAATATGTTATTCCATTAGATACAAGAAGATTTAAAATTATCATTGTTCTTGTTCCAGGATTGGGGTCCATTTTTGAGACAAGTGTGAAATGATTATCCACCAAACAAAGGAATTACAACTACTCCAAATGCATGAGGCATAAAACTGTGAGACAAGCTAACTTAAGGAGGACATAACTTTCTTAACATAGGAGGGTGCTGAAGACAACTATAAGATTGGAAAGGGGTTCCTAAAAGGTAACAAGTGTGGTAGGGATGGGAGGAAAAAGAGGGCTAATGATGAATTGAGTGAAAGTACCGCTTGGTGTGAAGTCCTCTAACGGTATGGCCTGGAGGTGACTAGCAGTCTTCCCCCTGTAGCTCAGGAGCTTTGGTGGGTTACCTGCGCCAATGACCTCCTCGATCTTCACGCAGGACACGTCAATCTCCTTGGCAAACTCGCGCACTGCTTCATTGGGGTCCTCATAGGTGAAGGGATCAATGTAGACCTTCATTCCCGGTGTTACTATTGGGGATTCAGTGGCAAGAACAGGAAAGTGAATCTATGCTGCCAAACAAGTTCAGATAGACACAtatattgattaaaaacaacactttaatTGGTTTTCACTGAGCTAAAAGATAAAGCAATTCATATTATGGGAGCAGTTTGTCAGTCATTTCTACATAGAAATATTAGAATATTTGCTTCTGAAATGTGAAGCAAAAAAGGGGAGATTTTAGCAAAGATACTTACTGTATTGCTGCAGTTTCTCTGTGTACTCTGACTCTGAACcatttctctgctttctgttGAGAAAGATGAAACACAAACTAAGTCAAATGGACTCAATGGGgtacaaatacagtaaaagaacaaaggcaggaagagaaaacagaTCTCTTTAAATTCTCAGTTGTTACATCAGATAGAGTCATATGATGATGTGGCTTGGTGAAGATGTTTAGTCTCTTTATACTGGAAGCAAGGGATACATTGTTAAAGATTGAATCAAGGCCAAGTGGGATCATGATTCATACATGGGGACTGTAATATAAGTCTAAACAAAAGAATATTGTACCATTGTCTGAAGAAGCAAGTGAAAGCTATTCACACTCAGATCCACCAAAGTGAGCAGCTGAGACAAAAGACAACTCAAACAGCAAGCTCAGCTGTCTTGCCTTCTTCACCCTATGGAGatcacactttttcttttaatgcaatCTAAAACTTATTGTCTCCACACGCTATCTGGCATTCAAAAATTTATTCTCTCTGtagattcattttttaatttagtttttttccccctgtatatatgttttttttgggggggtgggtTTCAATTTGTTGCACCTAACCTTCTTGCATAAATCCAGTTTGCATTGTACTGGGGGCGGGACCACAAATAGGGGGCTGGGTTGTCGAAACTTCATTGTCAATGTGCATCCTTTGTTATCTAACCAGTAACTGGGGGAAAAATGTCCAATGGTGATTTGCATCTTATTTAAATTTCTAATTTTCTTCTGGTATATGCAGGAGTTCTGTGTGTTCtgtattattactttttttttttttcttctgtggcaGTCAGAGCAGCGTCTAAGCCAAGACCCTTGGAAAAACAATGTAGCTGTGTTAAAATAGAGAAGAGCAAAGAGGCATGAGGGAAAATGGGGGGGTACCAGGGAGATTATTATTCAGTCTAGCGTGACCGATGCCCACGCTTGTCAGCCGCTGCCTAAACCGGCTTGTAGAGGGAGATCGGTGGGCGCCAGTGAGCAGTCGCTGCCAACCTCTCACATACGCACACACTCACGTTGCATTTACTGCTTGACAAATGAGTTATATATGGATAAACGACTGTGGTTAGACCCAGCTGATGCAGAATAAGAGTTTTTGAAAGGTGTGAGCAGCAATTCACATCTTCTTAGTCAATTGGGCTGAGCCGACACAGCCGCATTTGGGATCTTAGTGGTCAGGCAACCACACAGTTGATTTAAAGTGCTGGGCCATGAGGGCAGGCCTATCAGACTCAACAGCTGCTATACCATGCTGTGTCCAGTGAGCAAAGGAGCCTTTTGGCCAAAGCTGTTTACTATTCAGAGATTCAGCAGGCTAATCTGGCATTCAGTGGCCTCACAGGTGGCAGAGCAATCCACTGAGACTGTATTGGGGTAGTTTGGAGGACATGCAAACAAAGTTGACATTTGAagctctctctgtttttttttcagcctaaAGGAAAAACATTATGCACAAATGTTAATTTAAGTCCCTACAGGGGGAAGGTGTTAAAGTGTTTTGCCACACCGTTACCTATTACTTATTCACATTGATCATTGTACTTTTTAAGGTATCACATTCTAACCTGAGGCAGACGATAGCGATGACCACAACTGCTATGATGAAGACCAAGATGGCTGTGATTGACCCAACGATGAGTGGCAGCTGCTCCTGCCATGACTTTGGAGGATCAGCTTTAGGTGtaacaatgaaaacaatgtTAAGTTTGAACTAGTCACAAATATATTGTATGATCTGATACCAATTAATAtggggtttaaaaacaaactgcaaattacaaatttattttctttaatgtagttgattaatgttttacagcaacttcttcaaatcaacaaaattatttatctATCTCTGGAGTAACTAAGTGTAAGAGTAACATACTTTGTAGGTTTGTGCTGAAGTCTGCTGGGCTGCTGTAACGCCCATAACCAGCCACTGTTCGGGCACGGACTTGTACCACATAAGGTGTACCAGCCTTAAGACCTTCAATGCGGGCATTGCTTCGTTGGGCAGTCATGGTATGAGCGATAGCCTCACCCTGATCctgaacacaaaaagacaagaaaagacaTTAATGCTAAACAGCAACCAGTATTCACTTTTATCCCATCTCTAATCTTTCAGCCTCCCTGCAAGAGTTCATTAGTTTAACCACACAAACAAGTGGAAAAGAATGTAGACAGATACAAGAGACAAGCATTTAAAGAGACATATTGTAGGTGGTTGGTTAATCtgatggtaaaaagaaaaaaaacagatcagagaTGAAGGaattggttttttgttttgttttttttttggctcaagaCAATTCTAGTGAGAATTATCTGGAGGTGTATTCACCAAATCTGTTCTAGTGCTGTTTCAGACCCAGTGCCTAACTTAGAACTagatatttctgttttgatCACCAGTGGTAAAAAGTGGTGTTACAGAAATGCTAATTATTTGTTGAGTCACATGAAAGAAGTGCTTATGTCAAGTAAAGGAGACAAAGTTACAGCAGCCAACCATATCAACTGACACTTTGTGAGgaccatgttttaaaaaaaaaaattatgaacacCATTTACAAATTTGTTTATAAACATTGTTGGATGTTTATTGTCACCATCTGGTTTTTATAAATCAACATGCATAAATGTAGTTTTAGCACTATTTCTATATATCATTCTTCAGTGCAAAGTGCCCATCAAGTTTGGAAAGGaaatttgcaaacacaaactatTGTTTAAAACCCCATTTAGACTGACTGCATTAGGacatctttttgtaaataattgtgttCTTCTGCAAAACTTCAGAACTGTTGTGGCAGAAAAATGCCATGGCAGAACACACTACTGGGTGGATCAAACATGCATTGGAACTGTCACAATACCATGACTCTGTGGTGGCTCTCTGACTGCAAACTTAAATGAGTTCTTGGCTAAAACGTACTTAGAACTGGCTCAACCACCAGACCTGAACCAGCATTTACAGCACTTTGTTAAAAAAGGAGATTTTGAGGTCtcacaaaaatactgaaaaattcTAGTGCATAGATTAAGAGAGAAAGGGGGAAATAATGAGGGTAAGAGGAATTTGGAAAAGGGCATAGAATAATAGAAATCTGGGAAAGGAttgggaggagaaaaaaaagaaaagagaaggaggGATTAGATGTTGAAAAGAAGGAAATAAGTCGTGGAGAATGCTCACACAAGAATGGAAGTGGTGACTTGCCTCACAGCAACCATGTGCTTATCACCAGAGgcattgtttttctcatttacagaaacacagatgaAACAGAGACCATGCTAGTCAATGAAATTGGATTGAATTAGTGGCATTCACTGACACTGCTGCTTACCTTCTCATGGTACTTAATCTCATAATCCAGAATGATTCCGTTGGGTTTCTCTGGAGGAAGCCAGGACAGGCTCATAGTGCTTGCTGTGGCCGCCATTAGGTGGACTGTCGGCACTGCAGATGGAGCTGtacagaggagaaaaacattcaagaaaaacttgcattatttatttttgttacatctTTTGAAGTTCTATGTCCTTTGTGTGTCCGCTGAAGCCAAAATACAAAGTCCAAGGCTGTGAGTTTCATGAAAAGATGTGGCCATTAGTTAGTATGCAGAACCACTCCCTTCTAATCCTAAAAGTCTCCCTTCCAGAGTGCCAGGGGCAGTAGAGGAGATTCTTCTGTGATGGTAGGAGAATCAAACATCAAAGTTGATCAATACGTTTCTGGTACAGCCATTTCCTGTTATAAACTAGGCAAGGttaaaggataaaaataaataaataaaatcaaatacagtttaaaagcagtcttttttaaatcatgtaaGCACATGCTTGGTGTGTGAGGTGCATATTACttaacacaagaaaaaacaatcgGTATGTAAAGTAAATTAACTACTTCATAAAatcttcacacaaacacataggAATCTGCTTGTGAACATACCATCCTGGTGTGTATAAAACACAATGGCACTCCACCCACTTGAGGTTTTCATGCTTTGTTCACATGTGCCTATTAAAAACTAAGTGCCATGTGCCTACCTGACTCTCTTTCTATTTTCACAGTTCAGTCTTGTTCTCTGATTCACTCCCCTCTATCTGTCTACTGCTTTTGTCTCATAACTTCCACTGTCTATCTCCAGAGGCACCTTGACTCCAGAAAAAAAGTTACAGGCTATTTCCtttgaggacaaaaaaaacattctcactattttagttaaaaacttcTTAAATCCATCAAACATCCTCAATccacaacttttattttctttctatcATTACTGCCTGTCTTTTTGACCAGACTTCCCTCTGTTTTTCATCTTCCTTTGGTCCCCAAAACTCTACATCCCCAAGTTTATCCCTCCCTAGCCACCCCCTTTCATTTCATCTTTTCATGTCTTTCTTTCTCCTGCACATGACAATACTTCCTAGGCAGAGCCCCTGGTTACTCTAGCTGAGGGATTAGAGGCCCTCCTCTGGGAGAAGATGTTGCAGTAACCATGGAGGTGGCCCCTGGAGCTTATCACCACCCttagtatttattttggttcttAAAAGGTGAATGCACATGCAGGGATTGTCATGGGACTACACAAATAGATAATCTGATCATAGATGATGATCTCTTACCCTGTCCTTTCCCTCTACTGCTCTCTCTCTGCACCCAGCTGACACCAGGCAGCTATGGGTGGACACTCATCCCTGTCAGCCCAGCGCCAGACCCCCTCATAAAACAATGAGGCCCTCACATAGGGGCCTGTGGGGCCTTTGGATCCTAGGTCCACAAAGAAACAGCATTCCAAAAGCATCTTTTAGATGCAGGCACACAAGGTTAGAGGTGAGGAGGACAAGGCCacggagagaggagagagagggaggagctAAGCATaatctgtgttgttgttgtctgaGCCAAGCGAAAGAGCAAATTTAACATAGCGGCTAAACACGTCCAAGACACAACTTAAGAACCCTGGGAGACTCTGAACAAAGAGACCACCTCTTCAGTACAAAAGTACTGAGCAAGCTTAACATCACTGAAATTTATTGAGGTCATTTAAGGTACACATCAAACCCGCAAAAACTACTAAACTATCAAGGACATGCAAAAATGTTACCTAAATCTAACCTACACAtgttattattaaaaagaaatcataattcctgataattattttaaaattcaaataggAAAGACTTGTAATTTTTTATCACTGACATACCTGGAGCTTGGTTTCAGTCAATTATTTCATTTCAACACTATGCCCTTTCTTCACACTTACTATATTGACCTATATACGGCTGTTACTGAGAGCTGAAGGAGCAGTGGGTTGGAACCAGTGGGCCGCTAGAATACTGAAGATTTAACACTTTGACTACACACTGCCTTGCTATTTCTATTTGCAGCACTGTTAGTAGAGAGCATGTTGTGGGTGTGTGAAAAAAGGCCCCTTTCTGTCCTCATTCAAAAATGTCTTCCTCCTCAATCCTCtttcaaaaaaggaaatatgTAACATACTCCTACATGCTTACAAGGAATTGATCTCTACTTCTTAAGCCCAGAGTGTTTTGTCTGACATTCTTGTATCTTCTTCCAGACTTTGAAAAAGCTGAGATGGCCTACAAGTTCAATATTGATCTCTGAAAGGCAGCTGTACCTACCAGCCTGATTTGTGGTGATGTTCACTGCAGAGAACTGAGGTGTATAGGGACTCTTGTTCGAAACTCCATTGACCGCCTGGATCTCAAAACTGTACTGTGTGTGGGCTTGCAGGTTCCGGACCATCACGCGGCGCACTGTGAGGCCCAGGTGGCGTGGGGAAATGTCCACATTGTCATCACAACGCGAGCACATTCCCCGCTCAGGAAGGCACTTCTTACAGATGACGTTATAGAAGATGTCTTCACGGCCACCCAGGTCACGAGGCTCACTCCATTCTAAAATCAGCGAAGTTTCATTAACACTGGAGATGACACTGCGTGGGGCAGATGGAACAGCTGCAAAAAAGAGGTAAAAGCATGGATGAGAAAAGGAGAATGGGTTGGGAACGAGACAGAATTTAATCTTTCTGCACAATAGGTGTACAAAATTGTCTTGGTGACAGTACAGGAGAATCTTTACAATAGACAAAGAGTCATGTtgaaaaacacagtttacaTATCATTATACTGTATAGGCATATATTCATTATTCCATGGCTGCTATCAACACAATTCATGACCAAGTAATTTCCTTTGTGTAGTGGTATTAGTACATTTCTCCTGAATTAACTGGAATATTTTACTCCTTCCACATAGCAAGAGATTGTTCCAGCAGTTCTTCAGTAAAAAGAGGGCAtgagtttaaatttgaattgCATGCTTATTTCCACTGTGagtctgtgtatgtgtgaagTGCTGCGGGGAACGGGTAAGACAAACTATTGCCAGAGCTTTGGCAATTCTTATCCAATTAACGGAGCCTTATCTTGCACTGCGCTGTGGGAGAATCAGACCCCCACCCTAGCAGCACAAAAAAGGGATCTTGTTCTCTCTTCACTATTTGAATGAATTAGCTCCTACGTCtgcatgtttgcttttaatGAAGGCACCGTTATGGGAAATATTTCTCCACTTTCCGCCTGTAGAGAGGCAGCAGTCCCAACAGCACACAGACTTTACAGACAGATGAGAGGGGGGAGGCTTGGATGATAAAGTTCCGATAATGTTGGGAAAGTAAGCAGCCTTGTTTGCCATGTGTGAGACATGGTGGGAATGGTGTCCTTCAAGAGCTTTTATCAGCCACTGACAGCCCCAATTCAAACAAGGAAGTTAAGAGAACATTAACTACATCCCCAAATGTTTTGTGACTGACAACAATACTCATttgaacaaatacaaatgttgaAGAAGTATCTTATAttataataatacaaaataatattttaacatttgaaaagtCTTCACTTACTTGTGCAGGGGGAGTCTGCCAAATCTGTGTCTGAGCGGTAATAACCGTTTCGACAGGAGCAAACGCTAGCTGCTCCAGAGGGTGCTCTGCTGTTGGGTGGACATGGATAACAAGGGCCCTCTCCTTGTTTGGACTTGAATGTGCCAGGACTGCAAGctgaaagtaaaatgtaaaaggcAAAGTCTAAATAACgaatattaatatattaaatttaattGCTTTTAAACGCATCTTCCGAGCAGACAGTTGTAGGCTGAATTTATATTACAAATACTTCTAAGCATTCAAAACATATACCAGTGTCTTTATGGTACTAAATCATTATTCATGATTCATCGCAAAttcactggtaaaaaaaaaaaaaaaaatagggatgCAAATGTAGTTTTGTGCACCCTCAACCCCATGTGTACTGTTTGACTCGTTTCTGGTGAGTGCATCCTTAATATACTGCCATGAAAAAATTCTGAATGCACTATTATTCTGTTGCAAACCTATTCCTCACATGAAGAGGCTGTCGACCTGCAATTTGTTTACAACACCTAAAAGGTGCTGGCCTAAGTTATCTACTTAAAATGTATGTAACCAAACACAAGTGTCCAAACACAAATATCAGATTGAAACATAAATGATAAGTTTTTGTCagagcagcatttttttttttttaatttgagatcatctttgtacagaaaaaaagaaaacaaaaaccaacaacataCCTTTACCTTAACTGGTTCTTGATTAGTGCCTCattaatcacagaaaaaaaaccattaCCCTTTGAAAAAGACCTATCTCCTTTTATAGAGGTTGTTTGGAAGTTTATAACTCTTGTGATAAGTTACAGGCACACAGGATAACAGTAACAGCAGAACTGCGATCCAGAACATTTTGGCACAGTTCGTGTCTTTCATAAACTGTCTTGTTAAAAGATAAATGAGTTTGCCGCAAGCTTaataaaagacagcagcaggtaaaGCAGGCAATGTTTAGTAGGACCAGTTGATTAGCTGACCCACTAGTGTGGTAGACCGTCAGTGTCAAGGACAAACTACAAGGTTTGATAATTATCATTTAGCTTCTGTGGTGGATTTATGTTCCCTGTcgaaaagaaaatacaaggcTGGAGGTCAAATTTATAACAGACCAATGGTTAAACAGACTGCTCCTGTTCTCTTGCTTTAAAACTTCAATATTAGTTCAAAACCACCAGGTTTGCTGCTTTGTGTACACTAGCGCTAAGTGTATTTGTTCTTCCACCATTAATCAGAGTCATCCACACTGCTCGCTCACAGGAAGTACTGCTTGATAAACAGATAAGAATTCACCTCCAGTTTTACTGGGTGGCATAACAGCCTCTTTGATTAGTATCATGACCCATGCAAAGTTCATTTAAGTTCACCCAACACAAAGTAAACTAAAAGACATCTCTCAACTAACAGAAGATGaaatattgtgttgtttttaacatgttggCCTGACCACAGATGTTGAGGGTGTATTTCCATTAAAAGaagctatttttctttttcaggaaaGAAAACGTTTGAAAGTGCTGATCAATCACTTCCAGTGAGTAAAGGGGGCCATCCTCCTCCTGTCATCCATTCTTCCCTTAGAGGAACCATTAAAGAATGAAGCAGAAAGACTGACAagtgggaaagaaaaaggtggAGGGGGGAATGGAGGCATAGAAAATGCTAATCCTGTAGGCGCCCCCACTCCCACCCTCTTCCTCAGTCCCC
The Kryptolebias marmoratus isolate JLee-2015 linkage group LG24, ASM164957v2, whole genome shotgun sequence DNA segment above includes these coding regions:
- the LOC108234341 gene encoding ephrin type-B receptor 3 isoform X4; translation: MTMDYFLLLCSFLLSVVSAVEETLMDTKWATTELAWTAHPETGWEEVSGYDDAMNPIRTYQVCNVREVNQNNWLRSDFIPRKDVLRVYVEMKFTVRDCNSIPNIPGSCKETFNLFYYESDSDSATATSPFWMENPYVKVDTIAPDESFSMLESGRVNTKVRSFGPLSKAGFYLAFQDLGACMSLISVRVFYKKCSTTIANFAVFPETATGAEATSLVIAPGTCVPNALEVSVPLKLYCNGDGEWMVPVGACTCAAGFETAMKDTQCQACSPGTFKSKQGEGPCYPCPPNSRAPSGAASVCSCRNGYYRSDTDLADSPCTTVPSAPRSVISSVNETSLILEWSEPRDLGGREDIFYNVICKKCLPERGMCSRCDDNVDISPRHLGLTVRRVMVRNLQAHTQYSFEIQAVNGVSNKSPYTPQFSAVNITTNQAAPSAVPTVHLMAATASTMSLSWLPPEKPNGIILDYEIKYHEKDQGEAIAHTMTAQRSNARIEGLKAGTPYVVQVRARTVAGYGRYSSPADFSTNLQTDPPKSWQEQLPLIVGSITAILVFIIAVVVIAIVCLRKQRNGSESEYTEKLQQYITPGMKVYIDPFTYEDPNEAVREFAKEIDVSCVKIEEVIGAGEFGEVCRGRLKLPGRREIIVAIKTLKVGYTDRQRRDFLSEASIMGQFDHPNIIRLEGVVTKSRPVMIVTEFMENGALDSFLRLNDGQFTVIQLVGMLRGIAAGMKYLSDMNYVHRDLAARNILVNSNLVCKVSDFGLSRFLEDDSTDPTYTSSLGGKIPIRWTAPEAIAYRKFTSASDVWSYGIVMWEVMSYGERPYWDMSNQDVINAVEQDYRLPPPMDCPTALHQLMLDCWVKERNLRPKFTQIVATLDKLIRNAASLKVVTNSTQSTGVSQPLLDRSVPDYTTFTTVGDWLDAIKMSRYRDNFVNAGFASFDLVAQMTAEDLLRIGVTLAGHQKKILGSIQDMRLQMNQTLPVQV
- the LOC108234341 gene encoding ephrin type-B receptor 3 isoform X3; this translates as MTMDYFLLLCSFLLSVVSAVEETLMDTKWATTELAWTAHPETGWEEVSGYDDAMNPIRTYQVCNVREVNQNNWLRSDFIPRKDVLRVYVEMKFTVRDCNSIPNIPGSCKETFNLFYYESDSDSATATSPFWMENPYVKVDTIAPDESFSMLESGRVNTKVRSFGPLSKAGFYLAFQDLGACMSLISVRVFYKKCSTTIANFAVFPETATGAEATSLVIAPGTCVPNALEVSVPLKLYCNGDGEWMVPVGACTCAAGFETAMKDTQCQACSPGTFKSKQGEGPCYPCPPNSRAPSGAASVCSCRNGYYRSDTDLADSPCTTVPSAPRSVISSVNETSLILEWSEPRDLGGREDIFYNVICKKCLPERGMCSRCDDNVDISPRHLGLTVRRVMVRNLQAHTQYSFEIQAVNGVSNKSPYTPQFSAVNITTNQAAPSAVPTVHLMAATASTMSLSWLPPEKPNGIILDYEIKYHEKDQGEAIAHTMTAQRSNARIEGLKAGTPYVVQVRARTVAGYGRYSSPADFSTNLQTDPPKSWQEQLPLIVGSITAILVFIIAVVVIAIVCLRKQRNGSESEYTEKLQQYKSPIVTPGMKVYIDPFTYEDPNEAVREFAKEIDVSCVKIEEVIGAGEFGEVCRGRLKLPGRREIIVAIKTLKVGYTDRQRRDFLSEASIMGQFDHPNIIRLEGVVTKSRPVMIVTEFMENGALDSFLRLNDGQFTVIQLVGMLRGIAAGMKYLSDMNYVHRDLAARNILVNSNLVCKVSDFGLSRFLEDDSTDPTYTSSLGGKIPIRWTAPEAIAYRKFTSASDVWSYGIVMWEVMSYGERPYWDMSNQDVINAVEQDYRLPPPMDCPTALHQLMLDCWVKERNLRPKFTQIVATLDKLIRNAASLKVVTNSTQSTGVSQPLLDRSVPDYTTFTTVGDWLDAIKMSRYRDNFVNAGFASFDLVAQMTAEDLLRIGVTLAGHQKKILGSIQDMRLQMNQTLPVQV